AAAGACACTtggataaaatgtgtaaaataaatcacGCTTGTTAGAAGTTGTTATTTTGCTTTTGCAAATATAAGCATTTATTGCCAGAACTTCATAGGAAAGATGCTCCCTTGCCCTGCCTATCGGCCTAGAGTCAACAAAGGTTTGCAGAGGACTAAAGTCAATAtattaaaaaactgtaaatgaacatACACTATTTACCACAAAAGAAAGCAATGCTAATGGTGGCTGTCCACGACAAATGGTCACACTGGTCATGGTAATGGAATCTcatctaaccctaaccctaaaaaTGGAGCATGACCAAAGTTCTTTGGCATGACAGTTGTCCATTGGAAGCTCGAACTATGTTGTGGAAAAAGAGTCTTGGCTGCAGGTGCCGGTGGGATGAATCACTTGGggaagtcagtgtgtgtgtgtgtgtgtgtgtgtgtgtgtgtgtgattgtgtgttgaGGGTTGAGGAGTGGGTTGGGGAGGAGATTTAACTCCTTGGAGTAGCACAGAGTCTTTCAGAGCAGAAAGCTGAGCAGGCAGTTAAATGCATACCAAACGGCATCTTCTCAGTAGAAACTGAGCTCCACACAGAGGAGATAAAACATGGGAGTGTACAATGAACAAGGGTAAGGTTATTAATACTGCATTAGAGCCAATGCACTTGTTTGTTTAAGTGATGTAAAGTTGACTTTGAGATGTGTTTACGTCattgacaaaaatacaaataattctCTTTGGAGTGTGATATGATTTCATAAGGATTTATTTTGAATCCTTATGTGTCGCTTCATAGGATACTTTATGTCCTCTCGAATGAGACTGTAAAAATTATTAATCTTTCCAATCCATGTTCTAGATTAGATAGATACTGTAAATGATGGTGGTTTGTGTCTGCATGATCACTGGGATTTGTTCACGTCTACTTTCTCCCTGTGTGTTGTAGGCCAGGCCCGCGAGAACCCGAGCCCCAACGCGTGCTGATCAAAGAGAACCAAGAAGAGTGCGAATGTCAAGCTCCCCTCTCCCTCGCCAGGGGGCCCCGCAAGCTTCCCCCCAAACGCGGCATTAATGAAAAGATGTTTGTGGGTCAGTAGCTGCTTTGATGTGTATGTGACGATATGAGTTTGTGAGCTTAAATATTACAGGAGCTTTAGTTTCAAGTGCAGTTTTAGCTGTTCATGCTCTGTATGCGTCTAAAAGGTTTCTTACAGTTTCAcgaaaagtgaaaacaattgGTCAGTTTTTACACTACAACCTGCATCATGGAATGAGTGGAGGCAGAGAGGGTGTAGAAAAAGACGTTTTTGAGTTACATGGTGGGAAATGTACGTAGTTAGGTTCTAGAAGTTTTGATGCGAAATCTTGGCCTCTGCTGAATCTGTTTTGTGCTAATGGGtccaaaagacaaaagacatttGACTTTTTGGTGTTGTTAATAACATTAAGAGCAGCTCTATTCGAGTAAGTCATGACACTGTGACAGTGATGCACAAGACCAAGTCTGTGAAACTGGGGCTGCTAAATGGAAAGCTTTCTGTGAAAATGGCTTCTactctttaataaataataattctgtCTACAGAATACTGTGGTCACCTTTTAGTGTAATTGCTCCATTCTGTTCCGGACAGCAGCACGTGCTGCAGAGGATCTGTTTATATTAATGGATGGCTGGGAAGTGACCTCTAGTTTCAGGCAACTCCAGTCTCGCAACTTTTTACAGATACCATACTGACTCCCTAGAACCTCTGTACAATATAAATCAAACTTTTGTCTAGTCTCAGGAACAACTGCACAGCTGCCAGCATCAGCTCAGGTGTAAGCTTTCTGGATTGTTGCAATGTTGCAGTATTTTCCtttagttaatttttaaaattttattaaagcTGCATATGTGACAAATCACATatgcagctttaattaaaattccTTATTTTGAGTTCGCATTGGCATTTTTTCACTTACCCAGATCACTAAAGTGTTTCTGCTAAAGGTTACCATGGAAACCAGTCAAAACAGGTCATCACTACTAAGTCTGAGCCAAAATTGGCCTGTTTGATTACGATTTCCCTCCATAAAGTGTAAAGACtgcaatcaatcaatcaatcaatcaatcaatcaatcaatcaatcaatcaatcaatcaatcaatcaatcaatcaatcaatcaatcaatcgagaaaaactttattaatatagcCCCTTTTGTACAGactaatgcaattcaaagtgctgCACAGATGAGTGAAAGTTTAAGAAAGGTGTACCAAGCAAACACAAACgataaaaatcaacaacaaaaaagttgaaaagttgACAACCTTGCACACCAATATGAGCCTATAAGACAATGAGACTAATgcatacaaagaaaagattaaagataccaataaattaaaaaaaagataattattgGAAAATGATAAGAACACAATTTTGATAGAAATATAGAtacaacacataaaaacaatgataaataaaacatgagaaaatcaacaaaagaaaacaataaatagaataaatgacatgtaaataaatgcaatggcataaaatatttcattaaaatgccAGGCTTTTCagattgctttaaaaaaacatacagacatTGTGTTGTTCTGAGCTCCATAGACTATTCCAATGGATTAGAAGATAAACACTAGAAGTTTTTGTCCCAAACGGTGAAAATGTCAATGCTGAGTTTTTGCTGAGAACTGTGATAAAATAGTAAGTCCTCTCTGACGTTAGTTGGGGGATGGACCCAGGATGACCCGTCCTGTGCGGTAGAACAGTTCTGCCCAGAGTACAACGAATGGAGAACAGCAACCTACATGGTTAACAGTCGTGGCCAGGTGGCTGTGGGCACACTGGATGGCCAGATCTACACAGCGGGTGGAGAAGATAAGGTCCGATGCTACAGCAGTGTGGAGAGGTGAGAAGCAGTACactttcaaaatgtctttttctccaAACTGAAATATGAAGCAAAGAATTTCTtattattggattttttttaattattattttgtctgatgatgttttgaatttcatgttccagtaaCAGGCAAACATCAGAACGCTGCTGTAATTACGGCTTTAACGAAAGGTTTAGGCTCATTTTCTGGCATGATGTGACGCGTATGAAGGTTTTCATTACCTCACGTCGGTAAAAGCAAGCGCGCACCATAACAGATTAAAAAGGAGGAGCTGCTTGGCTCTGAGGATCGAGCTGTTTTAGAGGCTTCCTCCCGTTTTTACTAGAAAATGATAAAGGTAATACCAGTTGGCTTTATTAACTGGCCCTCAAGAAAAACACTTGTGGTCTTGCAGCTGGTTACACCATGATGATGACATGAGACCACCTAGGGCATGACATGACTGTAAGTTTCCCTCCAAACTAAGGCACTGTTGTGCATTGAAAGTCCTGTCCTGGTATCATATTACTGAACTAGGAGAGCGGCATCTAGAATAAAAAATCTCTAGCTGCACTTTGATAAAATACAGCTCAAAACACACAGACTAATATGACTAACACACTAAATTTGAATGAATATCAATGTATGAATGATTCGGGCAGTGAGAACTTACagtaagacaaaaacagaacccAAATTGTCCTATGTAACACTTTTGTATTTGCAGGTACAGTTCATTCGTTGTGACATTGTCACATCCCCATGTTATAAACGTTAACCAGCATAACCACAGCAACACTGAGCAGTGGTTGGGGGTCTCGCCTATAGAGGCACCACAGGGCTGTTGACAAGGGAGGAAACCAGTGCTTATTTGTTTACTTGTCCCACACTGACTTTTTCCTGCCCATCTGGGGATTGAACTGGTGACCTGCGGGTCGAAAACTAAAACGGTCTTtaattgctgttgttgttgttgttgtttgtgtaacAGGACAGTAGATGTCACTGTTAAAGCAGAAATGAGATTTAGACTTTTCAATGTTAAACACAAATTGAAACAAGCACCGGACCACCCAAAATCCCCCACCAACCCCCTTCTgagatcatttatttatttatatattagaaTTTATGCTTTTCTCTTCTGCTCTAATTGATGTCTCAAAGGACACTGCCTGAAATCCCACAGACAGCCACTGCCAAATTGATTCCCAGCCAATGACCACTGGCTGGCTGCAGACCAGCAGGGAAAGACCTGCTCCAGTTGATCAGCCGTTAATGGCCTGAACCAGCTAGTAGCTCTCAAGTTGGTTACCGGAGGGCACCTAACCCCTGAGGGGCGGATTCAATGCTTTGGTGACATTTTGGCAAAATTTCTGGCGCCCAATTCGTGCAAAAAATTTCCCAATTAGAAAGAAATGTTGTCTTGTTCGatgcacattttcatttcatagcCTGCGATGGagagaaaagcatttttaaatctttacagTGAAGAGGAGATGCTCTGGCAGCTGTTTTGCCATCAATGCTCACACAACTCAAAACCTTTTCTCagccggtgtgtgtgtgtgtgtgtgtgtgtgtgtgtgtgtgtgtgtgtgcgttccTTAAAAAGGACAAGTTACCTTGAAagctttgtttctgtgtgggtTCCAGTCAAGGTGTTGTTACCAGTGGCTGATGTGAGCTTCCCCAGCACTCATCCGCTCCTTGACTTCCATCATGGCAGGTACAATCCAGACACAGGCAGCTGGAGTACTGATGTAGCACCCTTGAGCAGCCCCCGCAGTGGAGCGTGTCTGGTGGCGATGGACGGATACCTGTATGCTATTGGAGGACATGACAGCACTACTGCCCTAAATACAATGGAGAGGTATTAAATGATACTAAAAATCAATATCTCAACTGTCAAATTtgactgtgaatgtttttttgggtttttttttgcttttgtcctttcggcctgtcccatgagttcagggtcgccacagcggatcattgtccacatgtttatttggcacagttttgtaATCAAAAGGTTTCTCtgaagaagacgaagaagaagttTTCATGAAGcagataaacatgtttaaaaccattttccGTTTTCCCTTCATTTTTCACCAACTGCTACTGAGAGAATCTTCAGTTGTGtgttaaacaaaataagaatgcacttaaaactgaaacataaaatttaaataaaatgccagTAGTTATTATCTCAATGAATACTTTGAAAGCAATTTAACTGTATATGCATAAAAACTATTATTAGTTTTATGCATATACATAAAGAGCATTAGTTAACAATAAAGATTTATTGTTCCAGATACGATCcaaaaatggacacatggaGCAAACAGCCGCCAATGCTGACCAGACGCACGAGAGCAGTGGCTGCTGTGCTGGAGAGTCACTTATATGTGATCGGAGGGAATGATGGGGACATGGCTCTGAGCTCAGGTGAGAGAAGCGATTCTCTCATGTCTCCCTAACGTCTAACCTCAAGCACTATGCCAAATACAAACTAGGTAAAAAGCCTCTGTCAAGACAAAGGATTTTGATTGGTGCTGTTATAAGAATCTTTATCCCTACAATTTCTTGAAATAACCCAGAGACATGTTTCACGACAACTTTATTAGAATCTTCCACCTCATTACTTTGGGCACCTTATTTATTACTGTTAAATCACaccaaaacacatcaaatgatACATTCGGGCTAAAAAATAACTGTATTGAATATGAGCTGAAACATGTGTGTTGATtacaatttatttgtatttatttattgttttgagaTTGTCAGACAGAAGTGGAAAATGCCTGTGTGATCTCTAGCAATAAATCAATTCAAAGTAATACACTTTACAACTCTAAAAAGCAGGTAACACGTTTAAATATACAGGGTTTGTTATGAGTATGTCAGTGACTGATGGGTTTTTATGTGTTGCTGTGACATGGTTTAGTGTAACTGGCACAAATATCCAAAGTTGCACAACTTTGGAAAGAGTAATAAAATTGACTTGTTCCATGTAAACATTACCTCTATCTGAATAAACCTCAGCTTTTTGCTTAGGTCACAAAAAGCAACTAGATTTCTTTTCAccccattcacacacagtgtTAAGGTACACACACGCataggcacgcacacacacacacacacacacgcacacacacacacacacacacccacattcTTAAGGAGCCCCTGACCTCGCCAAAGATAAATGGGGTTATGTTGTGTTATTACTATTTCAGTCTGTGAGAAATGCACGTCAGTAAAATTCCCACAACCTTTCTGAGTCTCAGCAAGTTCACATCCTTGCTTACCGTaatctttaaaaacttaaattatttatggatcattttccatttctaataaataaatataaaatatatttatatgattagtacagtatattgttttCTAACTGTTTGTGGACGTGTAAAAGTGCAATAGACATCACCtggacatttttatatataaatataaacactgTCTGTCTCTAGTAAAGTGTTACTCATACAGTGTGCGTATAGTCACATTTAATATAGTATACATGGCCTTCTTCGACTTTTCCTATTCTCCAATGTTCTCCAGTGGAGCGGTACAACCCTGTAGATGGTACCTGGTCGATATGCGCCCACATGCTGAGTCCCAGGGAGAATGCCGGCTGTGCTGTCTACATGGGACACGTCTACGTTGCTGGGGGCAAGGATGAGCTCAGTTTAGAGGTCTCTACTGCTGAGAAGTTTAACACGGACACCATGAGGTGGACGCCTGTCAAATCCATGAGGAACAAGAGGGACAACGTGAGTAATGGATCACTATGACAGATCAGATGTCAGCCTTCCCCTCTGATTTAACACTCAgatattacaaacaaaaacaacaggaagtATGGAGAGAAGAAATACAACTGATGTGACTAAGGcaaaaagattatttaaagATTACCTCAAATAAATCAGTATCCCACCGAATTATATCATAAAAGAATCAACTGGGGCACAATAGGAAACAGCATGCAAAGAATGGACTTAATGTATGAAGTAGATTATTATTAGATTACAAATATCCAATGAGCTCTTTACACAAAATACAGGTTGATGGTGTCGTAAGTTGGTCCTAAACAAAAGTACTGGACCATTTCAAATTTGACCAAGCTGAATATTATGGGATCCCCAAAATTCCTATACTATTCATCAAGCATAAGTGTGGTTTAAATTTCCTTACAATCCATCTATACTACTGTTCATTTCAAC
This window of the Channa argus isolate prfri chromosome 11, Channa argus male v1.0, whole genome shotgun sequence genome carries:
- the LOC137136828 gene encoding kelch-like protein 20, giving the protein MGVYNEQGPGPREPEPQRVLIKENQEECECQAPLSLARGPRKLPPKRGINEKMFVVGGWTQDDPSCAVEQFCPEYNEWRTATYMVNSRGQVAVGTLDGQIYTAGGEDKVRCYSSVERYNPDTGSWSTDVAPLSSPRSGACLVAMDGYLYAIGGHDSTTALNTMERYDPKMDTWSKQPPMLTRRTRAVAAVLESHLYVIGGNDGDMALSSVERYNPVDGTWSICAHMLSPRENAGCAVYMGHVYVAGGKDELSLEVSTAEKFNTDTMRWTPVKSMRNKRDNMSLAVFNGSLLALGGSDGDTNLKTIEVYSHDTNMWRHFGSMKSKHPGGRAAVLC